The following are encoded together in the Archocentrus centrarchus isolate MPI-CPG fArcCen1 chromosome 23, fArcCen1, whole genome shotgun sequence genome:
- the pnpla8 gene encoding calcium-independent phospholipase A2-gamma: MSRIRITLDSVTKAVGNTDFISKFSWLKAGGSRVDTTHAEKALAKVETLTSNSSASPPETTMKVEDEGEKSAAEEEADKEQQQIIEKPFVSAKKSTSTLASAASVSVPSSNVAKQTMQLLQPAALSTNMDETYKTLANHINAYFGPSTEGEDGENRQQHRERDGHVSEPVPQFSSQMKSDHIPVLSPVGKSIEAPTTSPVPASSSERPSPSAEAPSAECPSAESEAQSVPVPTPRKGFSHYLSYPRPSVQAFVGSYIAPLVPKFRGDSKKMADRSSAVAVDDAAVEKAGEKTESEEEKAEKAKQQLITQREKIIARVSVDNRTRVLVKGLQGITDVKLLTTRVEEFSCHLLEFPETRVVAIKEKVLSCLLRLRQARDLPLQAAVREALALIGYTEPVKGRGIRVLSIDGGGTRGLLALQTLHKLQELTGKPVHQLFDYICGVSTGAILALMLGIFQIPLEECERLYRQLGSDVFKQNVIVGTMKMGWSHAFYDSEIWENILKEQMGDGRMIESARNPHCPKVSAVSTIVNRGLPLKAFVFRNYRLMPGVRSHYLGDCKHKMWQAIRASSAAPGYFQEFVLGKDLHQDGGLLINNPTALAIHECKCLWPNTPLQCVLSLGTGRYETAGKNSTTYTSLKTKLAHVISSATDTEEVHTMLDALLPPDTYFRFNPYMSEDIPLNENRVEKLNFLKGEGERYLERNEAKLRKAASVLGQEKSTIQRLAEWAKLKADMYEGFPFVSKL; this comes from the exons ATGTCGCGGATTAGGATTACACTTGATAGTGTTACCAAGGCAGTAGGTAACACAGACTTCATCTCCAAGTTCTCCTGGCTTAAGGCGGGCGGCAGTAGGGTCGACACCACCCATGCAGAAAAAGCTCTGGCAAAAGTTGAGACCTTAACCTCAAACAGCAGTGCTTCACCACCTGAAACTACGATGAAAGTCGAAGATGAAGGTGAGAAGAGCGCAGCAGAGGAAGAGGCAGATAAGGAGCAGCAGCAAATTATAGAGAAGCCTTTTGTTTCCGCAAAGAAATCCACATCCACTTTGGCTTCAGCGGCAAGTGTTTCTGTACCTTCCTCTAATGTGGCAAAACAAACTATGCAGTTGCTCCAGCCAGCAGCTCTGTCTACCAACATGGATGAGACCTACAAAACCCTGGCCAACCACATCAATGCTTACTTTGGCCCCAGCACAGAAGGAGAAGATGGAGAGAACaggcagcagcacagagaaagGGATGGCCATGTTTCTGAACCTGTTCCTCAGTTTTCCTCCCAGATGAAGAGTGACCACATTCCTGTTTTGTCCCCAGTAGGAAAAAGTATTGAGGCACCCACTACCTCTCCTGTCCCCGCCTCTTCATCAGAAAGGCCCAGTCCTTCAGCAGAGGCTCCTTCTGCTGAGTGCCCATCAGCCGAAAGCGAAGCTCAGTCCGTCCCTGTGCCGACCCCTAGAAAAGGTTTCAGTCACTATCTGTCCTACCCCCGGCCCAGTGTTCAGGCCTTTGTTGGCAGCTACATTGCACCACTGGTCCCCAAATTTAGAGGCGATTCCAAAAAAATGGCCGACAGGTCTTCAGCGGTTGCTGTGGATGATGCCGCTGTGGAGAAGGCAGGAGAAAAGACGGAGAGTGAagaagagaaagctgagaaagcaaagcagcagctgatAACTCAAAGGGAAAAG ATAATAGCCAGGGTGAGTGTAGACAACAGGACCAGAGTTCTGGTGAAAGGCCTGCAGGGCATCACTGATGTCAAACTCCTCACTACTCGAGTGGAGGAGTTTAGCTGCCATCTCCTGGAGTTCCCTGAGACTCGAGTTGTGGCCATCAag GAGAAGGTGCTATCCTGCCTCCTGCGATTGCGCCAAGCCAGAGATCTTCCTCTTCAGgctgctgtgagagaagcaCTGGCCCTGATTGGCTACACCGAACCAGTCAAAGGCAGAGGAATTAGAGTCCTGTCTATAGATGGAGGGGGAACAAG GGGGTTGCTGGCTCTGCAGACTCTCCATAAATTGCAGGAGCTCACAGGGAAACCAGTCCACCAGCTCTTTGATTACATCTGTGGGGTCAGCACAG GTGCCATTCTGGCGTTGATGCTGGGGATTTTTCAGATCCCCCTAGAAGAGTGCGAGAGGCTGTACAGGCAGCTGGGTTCAGATGTGTTCAAACAGAATGTGATCGTTGGGACGATGAAGATGGGCTGGAGCCATGCTTTCTATGACAGTGAAATCTGGGAAAATATCCTCAA aGAACAGATGGGTGATGGGCGAATGATCGAGAGTGCCAGGAATCCACACTGCCCTAAA GTGTCAGCAGTTAGCACTATTGTGAACAGAGGTCTGCCTCTGAAGGCCTTTGTGTTCAGGAACTATCGACTCATGCCGGGAGTGAGATCCCACTACCTTGGAGACTGCAAACACAAGATGTGGCAGGCCATCAGGGCCTCGTCTGCCGCTCCGGGCTACTTCCAGGAATTTGTTCTGGGAAAAGACCTTCATCAG gACGGAGGACTCCTAATCAACAACCCTACAGCTTTGGCCATTCATGAGTGTAAGTGTCTGTGGCCAAACACACCTCTGCAGTGTGTGCTGTCTCTGGGCACCGGGCGGTACGAGACAGCGGGCAAGAATAGCACAACCTACACGAGCCTCAAGACCAAACTGGCCCACGTCATCAGCAGTGCCACAGATACTGAGG AGGTACACACCATGCTGGATGCTCTCCTGCCCCCGGACACCTACTTCCGTTTCAACCCCTACATGAGCGAGGACATCCCGTTGAACGAGAACCGCGTGGAGAAGCTGAACTTCCTCAAGGGCGAGGGCGAACGCTACCTGGAGCGCAACGAGGCCAAGCTGAGGAAGGCAGCTAGCGTGCTGGGCCAGGAGAAGAGCACCATCCAGAGACTGGCTGAGTGGGCCAAGCTGAAGGCAGACATGTACGAGGGTTTCCCCTTTGTCTCCAAGCTCTAG
- the akap14 gene encoding A-kinase anchor protein 14: MDLTAESAQLVKTLLDASPTEKLEMENIHWAACKDFTVEVGEKQIGAYIQTWELPSCWLYSVDFLRSTEEEHRTFHHYQARFSTPTPRKPICVTASVYFVVDVSKVKPQTLPVEVRFIVESNRLVHTPGRTRFKEKWLTDVIESKISLRRVVDL; the protein is encoded by the coding sequence ATGGACCTAACAGCAGAGTCAGCTCAACTTGTAAAAACCTTGCTGGACGCTTCTCCCACGGAGAAGCTGGAGATGGAGAACATCCACTGGGCTGCTTGCAAAGACTTCACAGTGGAAGTCGGGGAAAAGCAGATTGGTGCGTATATTCAAACGTGGGAGCTCCCCTCTTGCTGGCTGTACAGCGTAGACTTTCTCCGCTCGACCGAGGAGGAGCACCGGACCTTCCACCACTACCAGGCCCGCTTCAGCACCCCTACTCCGAGGAAGCCTATCTGTGTAACAGCTAGCGTCTACTTCGTCGTGGATGTATCGAAAGTTAAACCGCAAACTCTCCCAGTGGAGGTCCGCTTCATAGTGGAGTCAAACAGACTGGTGCACACACCAGGGAGGACCAGGTTTAAAGAGAAGTGGCTGACGGACGTTATAGAGAGCAAGATTTCGCTCCGGAGAGTGGTAGACCTTTGA
- the LOC115773536 gene encoding THAP domain-containing protein 5, which translates to MPRYCAVRVCRNRGGTASRQDKRISFYPFPLQDKPRLQEWVNNMKREEWTPSRHQYLCSEHFTEDCFDIRWGIRYLKNTAIPTIFPSAEDDGEKKAANIKRSPKAKTSISDTDPELTGFNSPVSKKKPLILSKTCKEIQSTTTNDTAEEHTEVLFELPVVLDSHLGLSAACEKPVDSEMPAQSPSGGLHSEEQAESTVTVLCCEPGSFSDGEANVDAAAFQAVLGQAFSFVPMELVKDATTGCFFKESRATDEEENISVYEHSYCRPDTDKDQLWRKILSLHAKILELDRREESTVAKIRALEHEIALLKRDGAVFKEKQKVLEDCISSVLI; encoded by the exons ATGCCACGCTACTGCGCTGTGAGAGTCTGCAGAAACCGTGGGGGGACTGCATCGAGACAAGACAAGCGAATTAGCTTCTACCc CTTTCCCTTGCAAGACAAGCCCAGGCTTCAGGAATGGGTGAACAACATGAAGCGGGAGGAGTGGACTCCAAGTCGACACCAATATCTGTGCAGTGAGCATTTTACAGAGGACTGCTTCGATATTCGATGGGGAATCCGGTACCTGAAGAATACAGCCATCCCCACCATTTTTCCTTCAGCTGAAGAT GATGGTGAGAAGAAAGCAGCAAACATAAAAAGAAGTCCCAAGGCCAAAACCAGCATTTCAGACACTGACCCTGAGCTCACAGGATTCAACTCTCCTGTCAGTAAAAAAAAGCCACTCATTTTGAGCAAAACATGCAAAGAAATCCAGTCAACCACAACAAATGATACTGCTGAGGAGCACACAGAGGTGCTATTTGAACTACCTGTGGTGTTGGACTCTCATTTAGGACTTTCTGCTGCTTGTGAGAAACCAGTTGACAGCGAAATGCCAGCACAGTCTCCAAGCGGCGGACTCCATTctgaagagcaggctgaatcCACTgtgactgtgctgtgctgtgagcCAGGCTCATTCTCTGATGGAGAAGCAAATGTGGATGCAGCTGCCTTCCAAGCAGTGCTGGGTCAGGCTTTTAGCTTTGTCCCCATGGAACTAGTCAAGGATGCAACTACAGGCTGTTTTTTCAAGGAGAGCAGAGCCACTGATGAAGAAGAGAACATTTCTGTTTATGAGCATTCCTACTGCAGGCCGGACACTGACAAAGATCAGCTTTGGAGGAAGATCTTGAGTTTGCATGCAAAGATCTTAGAACTGGATCGCAGGGAAGAGAGCACGGTGGCTAAGATCCGTGCCCTGGAGCACGAGATAGCCCTCCTGAAGAGGGATGgtgctgtttttaaagagaAGCAGAAAGTTTTAGAAGACTGCATATCATCTGTTTTGATCTGA
- the LOC115773477 gene encoding dnaJ homolog subfamily B member 9-like, producing the protein MATAQSMLLLAVHILLISEFILAKRDYYDILGVPRDATERQIKKAFHKLALKYHPDRNKGPDAEAKFREIAEAYETLSDDKKRREYDQFGHSASSGEGQRGGGAYDFHQHFKSYNFNFDEIFKDYETFGQQQHRHQHHFHSQSNSHHKRHFDSHFQAHREAMNEHRRQFQQGGFGRGLFDDMFEDLEKMFSFNTHSSRTEGKFQGSVKQHCRTVTQRRGNMVTTFTDCS; encoded by the exons ATGGCCACAGCGCAGTCGATGTTGCTGCTAGCAGTGCATATTCTGCTCATCTCAGAGTTCATACTGGCCAAAAGAGACTACTACGACATACTGGGGGTGCCGAGAGATGCCACCGAGCGGCAGATTAAGAAGGCCTTCCACAAGCTGGCCCTGAAGTACCATCCTGACCGAAACAAAGGACCAGACGCTGAGGCCAAGTTCAGAGAAATAGCAGAGG CATATGAAACCTTATCAGATGATAAGAAGAGGCGAGAGTATGACCAGTTTGGACATAGTGCTTCATCAGGGGAGggccagagaggaggaggagcctaTGACTTCCACCAGCACTTCAAGTCCTACAACTTTAattttgatgaaattttcaAAGACTATGAAACTTTCGGTCAACAGCAGCATCGACACCAACACCATTTTCACTCCCAATCTAATTCCCACCACAAGCGACACTTTGACAGCCACTTCCAGGCTCACCGGGAGGCCATGAACGAGCATAGGAGGCAGTTTCAGCAGGGGGGCTTTGGCAGAGGACTCTTTGATGATATGTTTGAGGACTTGGAGAAGATGTTTTCCTTTAACACACACAGCTCCAGGACTGAGGGGAAATTTCAGGGCTCGGTGAAGCAGCACTGCAGGACGGTGACGCAGCGCAGGGGGAACATGGTGACCACCTTCACTGACTGCTCCTGA